The sequence below is a genomic window from Gossypium hirsutum isolate 1008001.06 chromosome A11, Gossypium_hirsutum_v2.1, whole genome shotgun sequence.
tttaattaataataaattttatacaaataattaaatgttacctgatatagtgtatattaatataaaaagttGGTGGAGCATACTCTGGCGATGGAAATCTGAGTGCCTCGTAAACATTAGTATATAATagagtaaactattaaaatagttaattttatttgtctcaggttacattttaatcacatatgtttgaaatattatgttattgttttgttataaAATGATCACTCTGCCGTTAAAGATATATTATCTCCCAAACAACAGTTCGACGTGACAGTTAAAGTGAGTTTTAAATGTCAACATGGATATCTAGCTAAGATGAGAAAAGTTAATTTCTTTTAATGGAAATAGAACACAAAATTTTACCTTAAAATCTAATTTTCTCTAGTTTAAAAAGAAGCAACAGTTGGGATTTTTTGTTACCAtcaaaaaagagaagagaagaaaaagaagaagaagaaatgggcGCACCAACCTTTATACCTATGTACCATTATGGTTGCCTACAATGCACAAAAAAACAAAGATGAAGCATGTTCTTTTTGTCTATCACATATACAGAAAAACATGAAAAGATGAACCACCTTTTTGCAAAAAAAACCAATAATATTTAAACTCAAAACCCaggtaaagaacaaaaaaaacccATTACTTATTGTAATCCATGACTGGATCCTCTATTGAATTGATCATTTATTCttccatttcaaataaaaaaatccaaCCGATTGATGGACTATtcatgtaacgacccaaaatccgtgggcaccagaaaagtgtgttatcgggcctccgtcttagtgaaataagttcgaaaataattattaaaaatatttatgagtctagtagtgtgtttaattaggttttaattaagtaaatttagcttaatttagagtaattagtaaaaaggattaaattgaataagggtaaaagtttaattatagattaaagaaaaattagaaggacttaagaggaaattaaaccatttcctaTAGCTGAGGCGGTTTAAAGTGGAAAGtatcaaagattttattgattaaaaaaatatatatttatttaataattaagtatattatattatattatattattattatatataaaagagacaaataagttaaaagaaaaggaaatgaaaacgaaaacagagaagaaataggggagaaagaagaaagaaaaggggaaatagggtttatgaagcttggagttaattggtaagctcaatcaagtccttttttcataattttgatattttagaagtcttaaaataagtttttgatgaaattaagttgttagtttggaagttcttaggtttttaaacaaagttcatgttgaataaaatgatgaaataggggtttaattgaatgaaattcaagttagaatagatataaggattgaattgcaaagtaagctataagttttgtgttttagggactaaattgaggaaaatttgaaattaagaaaatatgttgaaaatttaatagttaaatttgagtttaaatgaaatttgaataggaataaggtgtgaattggtgttataaatttggttattaacattttacatcaaaacagttttgggaagtagcaatggtctggctttgaaaattcactaaaaattttataaattgaactagaggatgaacaaaatatggaattaaagcttattgagcctaatttcttatagtagaaacagtgtaagcaattaattgatgaattaagagatgtttgaaattttgtaatactggttcggggtgatttcgagatgccctgttttaactttggaaaatcattaaaaattgtacaaaaattattatggagtgtaatttatatatgtgaactccttaatgaatctagtttcaaaataaataaacaagaaccttattcgagttctgtacaatgagataatttatttttagtagagagaggtcagaactgtcaaatgaaataacagCGGAGTATTTAACGAATTAACTGTACTAAatagctagaccaaaaattctggaaattttatggttagaagatatatgagtctagttttaaggaaaatttacggatattaatttggactttcgtagctcaagatataaataatttagtaacaatgactcaagtagacagcttaatggtgaaattatatatatacattaaaaatggttaaatttccatgtttaggctcatgaattaaattgaatcttgttgtattgatgattataaattattattttcgtaaccaacaaagaacctgaagcatcagcatcgaaaggaaaagagaaagtcatcgaggactaaaacaggagaattacggtgtgtattactataattcgaattttaattattattgattgctgaaattttaattgttatgtatggtaaataagacttgaggtaagtatgtgaaattgaaattagaaaaagtaaaataataccctattaactcgtcggactagattcgatacaaatggcatgccattggatttgtgatgtgatgaagagattgtagttcggctgagaagatgtttctgttattatatacttcggtttatccgaataggcatttaatgccttattggtgtgttgggaggatatattataccggtgtgttatggaggatttacaatattccgggtgtgtttgggttggatattctggtgtgtttgggtggaaatccgtgtatctgtcatagtccgagctttgttaatagggtaaataattgaaatgaaattttgaaaatgagattatttgttttagcactattgaaaagtacgagaaagaatgtatgagttaaattatgaattgagttagtatgagaaaaatgaattatgaatttaagattttatgaagtaaaataattatatataaaagtagtttaaataattataaaatttatggttgatgtttgtaatttattaatattaaatagtcttgatttatagtaataccactgagtatatccatactcagcgtactgttgtttccgtgcgcaggttagtagaagtcaagtgtcccgactcagcatccagaacaatcccgactccaacacaaacttggtgatgtatatttttcttttgggtaaaggtggcatgtacataggtgttgtttagtcacttgaatatgtatattactttgggtagtgaaggatgaattataaaatttagatggttaaatgaaatggaaagaaaagtacatgatattttgatacatgaacattaagttgttaaatgaatgaagtttttaaccaattttgaatgatgctatgatagtaattaagttaaaattttgttaattatataaatattagttatatgattgtgaaatattggtgttggttgttttggtttgaatttacAGGAGGGTTaagtaaaaataagcagaaatgctgccgaaatttttataaaaaaaaaatagaatactCGAACAAttcccgttctacttttaatatgtgtttgaacttcgagagttcaagatagggactcaattattatattatactatgaaaatttttaataattgtaaattattagtaagttgtctgatatgtccggtaatgcctcataacctcgttccggtaacggtttggggttagggggtatTACAATTCAATTTGATTTCTACCGTTTCGATTTAACAAAGATGACTATGAAAATAGATGGTTTTTTTAGTCAAAATGGAAACAAAAACTAAGAAAAGTGAGATTAATGATTGATCTGATGCATTGGTTTTGATTATTTCGGGAAACCAAATTAACATTtccctttaattaattttaaaaattcaattaattaaaattatttaattaaaaaatcaattattttacTTGGTTGGAAATCTACGTTggcatttaaaatttattttactcGTCACGTCGGATTGTTATTTGGGAGGTAACAGATCTTAACGGTatagtgaccattttataacaaaacgataatgtaaatcagtaaaacgtaatattttaaacatgaacaactaaaatgtaaattgagacaaacaaaagtgactatttttataatttaactaatattaGATGGGAAGTGAGATCTGGTTTTGATTAATTAATGAGTGGATTATCTCTCCAAAATTATATAGATCATCATTTTCTGACACTTCAGTATATATAACATCTGCATTTATTTCTTGATGAACGTGGCAAATTAAGATTTTCAACTGTGTTGGAGACCCCAATAATCTCgtctaaaaaaaatataaattaatttcagtttaaatagtatattttagatctatttcaaaaaaataaaataaaagtaatgtaTTATTAAGAATTCTatggttttttaaaaaataatggtaatttaaaattatataaattttaaaaaagtatgaaatttaagaattttttagaaatttctggttttttttagaattatgattaagaaaaattttaaaattttaaaatgatattttaaatattattatatttattttttatttatatatttttaatatttatattttaaaaaaatatattaaaaaagaaaggaaaaattaaCACGAGTGGGAAAgtgtaaaggaaaagaaaagagaaaatttctattttaatttttggagcgtgcatgaaaaccctaaatcgGCATGTCAGTTGTCAATTAGGGTTTAAGATACTATCATGTTTGATTTTGATagaataaataaatcattgtCACCCTCAAATTGTATTTACGGGTTTCGTCGTCTCCATCGCACTTGATTAATACTTAGATTTGAATTCTCCAATAGAATCTTAAttaaatatttctatttattaataaaataaaaacaaaatgaaatttattattaagtcAACCTTCTCAATCTTATTGACTTCAGTTAAAACTCTTGATTTTTTCTTTAATGGAGAGATATTCATCTAATTATTGATGAATCTCTATTACATTGTTCTTAATGAGATGCTTCATAGACCTTACATATTGAAATCTTAGCCATCATGCTTAACTGGGATCCACATGcattattttagtaattaattttttctatattatttttgaaaaaagctttatttttaattatatataaaaacttGGATATTGAGTATATAAACTGTATTAAAGAGTCAAGTGATATGAATTCCATATGATGGTTTGATGTTTAAGGGTGTTTATTATCTCAAGTATAACTTGAGTTCGAGTTGGATTAATTGTATTGGTCGTTTGGGTTAagtaagattaaattgaattaatgtaGCAATTTTAGTGgtttttaggttattttctcCCTGCGTAGAGTTGTAGTGCTGTACACATGGCGTTAACGAAGCCAACCCTTTCAAAATTTATCCCCATGCCACTAGctgttcaaaatgaaaaacaaaactaATGAGTAATGTTCAcctataaatttattttctttttcggaTGGAATTGTCTTCTCAAATCAGGGTCTAGTCTTTTACCTTAAAAACAAATTCAGAGTTTGAGTCATACATCCATGTTGATCGGATGTCCACAGTTCCATTTCCATTAAAGACCACATGTGAGTGAAAGGGACATTCCCCTGGCTGGGTGGATGGTTGAAATTATTGGAGAAGATGTGTTGCAAGAGTGGTGCCACTCTCATACCAGAAAATAACAAATCACATTTTAACTGTTTCTTTTTCTTCCCAAACTCATCAATAGCATAACCAAATTTGAACACATTCTTTACCTCAAAAATTCATCCACCCCTCTGCCTAATTTTCATCTCACTCTATTATCCCCTAATTTAGTGGAAGTGAGGCAAGTGGGGACAATACCAGGATAAGATCCAGCAATACCAAACACCAACAACATTAATATTACAATTTTGACTCAAAgccaaaaataataaacatgttAAGCTTTATTAGATTATGACACATGATTTATTAGATTATGACACATTAATAATGTGGgtaattagaaaataattttaatagaaccaaattatgtaaaagaaaatatttactaaaaatttatataagaatATCTCAAAATGATGAAAACCATGCTTTTTCTTGTCAATCTTTGgactaattttatataaaaatatatattgaaaatgagaaaaatacTCTAAACACATCCTATTTTACTTTATAAAAATGatgtttttttaatcatttttaactaAATTGACATCTAATCAATTAGTGAGGTTCAAATAAATTAcgagtttaaataataatatagatataataaaaattattaatttattaaaatttataaaaaaaatatagcacaacttaaaatttattaaatttttgagtTCTTTTTAGTGACATTAAAGATGTCGTagtttattaaaagaattttaatttagttgacattaatattattattaatataagaaAATATGAGTTTGAacgtattaaatatatttatttttatatttaaaaattgagaataaattcgagtagttttaaattttgtattttaaagtAAATTACAGAAAAACCTTGATAGatttaaacaataaataatgATAACGATAGTAAGAATAATTAAAATCGTGGAGGGGTCTAAGCCTCTAAGGTATCTCATCATGTCACGGGCCGCGGTAAATGACACTAGGAGGTAGACAAATTTGACACACGTGTTCCATATTgtatgtaatttataatttaatgatccattttataaaatttctgtttaaacaataattatatttgaagttaaaaaaaattattatataataattgtcAGAAAAAAGGTTTTCAAAGCTGTCACCTACACTAGAGTGGAAAGATTTAAACAAAAGTTGAAATTTGAGGACTTGGGTATTCAAGAAAGGAGGCCATAAGCCCATGTTTACTTTAAAGTCACACATGTTTTgttggatttttttatatattgacTTGAATTAtctataaataagaaaataatatattttattatattcgtAATTAcgttttaatatattaaaaataatgctAATGAGAGTAGGGGTAAGATGACatatttttttagtttcaatAATTTGGAAAATATGGAAAAGAGAAGACAAAGTCACAAAACATTGGACGGTGTGCAAGTTCACCATATATGTTGTTTGTCCGATTATAATTTTTAACCTTTGTTGCTATCAATATTTATTACAATAAAAACAAAGTAATTTTTGAATATTCTTTCCTACAAGGACGAGTCTAGCTCCAACTTAATTAATAGACGccgatttttttaaaaagcaaaaaggcaaaaaaaaaaaagattgaaaccCTATTTACATTATTTAGAAGAAGTGTCAAACAAGCAGCCGTACTTTATTATTGTTCTTTTACTTGTTTCAAGCAGTATCATTGAGCTTTATCTCTGTTTCTTCAGTCAAGAAGGCGGCGATGACACATGAGGAAGTATCCTTTACGGTGCCTCTTCTTGAGAATGATCATAAGGATGTGTTAGGAAGCAAAATAGAGGACTTAGACCCAAATTCTGCTCATCACACTAACACCAGTGCCAGCACTGTCAATGTTTTCAGAACCTGTTTCAATGGACTTAATGCTCTTTCAGGTTCACTTTCCTTCCTTCCCCTGCTCCTGCTTCCCACTAccctttcttatttatttatctgcTTAATGGTTAGGAATTCCACCCATCTATGTGATTTAAGGAACAACCATAGCACTATAGCAGTTGGCGACAAGTGtttgatacttttttttttctttgaacatattcatttggtttatttatttatatctcaagAACCCTTTGTTGTTGTTTTCAACTATATGCAGGAGTAGGGATATTATCAATCCCATATGCACTGGCATCAGGGGGATGGCTGAGCTTGGTTCTTCTTTTCGCCATTGCCACTGCTGCATTCTACGCAGGCTTGTTAATTCAAAGATGTATGGATGCAGATCCAAGAATCAGAACTTATCCAGACATAGGGGAGCGAGCATTTGGGAACAAAGGGAGAGTGATAGCAACAGTTGTTATGTATATCGAGCTCTACTTGGTGGCGACGGGATTTTTGATTCTTGAAGGAGATAACTTGCAGAATTTGTTACCCGATGTGGAGTTTGAAGTCGCAGGAGTAACAGTGGGAGGCCAAAAAGGGTTTATTATAATTGTAGCTCTCATAATATTGCCTACTGTTTGGTTGGATAACTTGAACCTTCTTTCTTATGTCTCAGCAAGTGGGGTTTTGGCTTCTGCAGTCATCTTGGGTTCAGTCATCTGGACGGGTGCATTTGAAGGTATTGGGTTTCAACACAAGGGAACTCTCATAAACTGGGGTGGAATCCCCACTGCTGTCAGCTTATATGCCTTCTGTTATTGCTCTCATCCAGTCTTCCCTACCCTTTACACTTCAATGAAAAAAAGGCATCAATTCTCCAATGTGAGTATCATCATCCTCAGCCTCAcatttccaaatttgtttttcCAATAAACAGGGTTCTGAAGTAAGGAActtatctgttttttttttaggtCCTGGTTTTATGCTTTGTCTTGTGTACCATCTGTTACACATCAATGGCGATTTTCGGCTACTTAATGTTCGGATCAGATGTTCAATCACAGATAACTTTGAACCTTCCAACAGACAAGCTCAGCGCAAGAGTTGCAATATACACCACCCTGGTCAATCCCATATCTAAATACGCATTGATGGTTACACCAATTGTGAATGCCACCAAAGCCTGGATTCGATATCCCTGCGACAAGCGAGTTGTCAACCTCTTTGTGGGCACCACCCTGGTGATCAGCACGCTTTTGGTGGCTCTGGCAGTTCCATTTTTCGGTTCCCTCATGTCCCTAGTTGGAGCATTTTTAAGTATCACAGCTTCAGTCATGCTACCATGCATCTTCTACTTGAAGATATCAGGAACTTACCAGAGATTCAATGGCGAATTCATTGCTGTAAGCCTGATCATTTTGATGAGTGTTGCAGTGGCTATATTTGGTACTTATACATCTGTATTAGACATGATAGGCAAATTATAAACACCAATGCATTGGTGAGTTTTGTATATGcttattttgttataatataaCAAATTCTAGTGTAATTTTATTGGGTTCCTTACCAAATTCAGATCAAGCTTTCCTTTTTATCGTAATTCTGAAATCTGTCATTTTTCGACTCCTTCCGCCAGTATTGTAAGTTGTAGGTATACACTAACTTATTGTTTGAAAGGAAGTGTTAACCGGCCCATGGTAGTGGCACCCCTTAGGCGAGTTTTTTTAACCTGGGCCACAGCCTATAACTGCAAAATATTTCTTTCACAGTGCCACCAAGAATGGCTGCTTCATTCATACTTATCGTTGCTATCAATTCATATCAACGGTTAGTAACTACCTTCTATTGTTTTAAATATCCCCCCAAACCTTTATTTCTTTACAATCAAGCagttattgtaatctgaaaaacAAAATGGAGCAAACCCACCATGGAATTGGCATCAAAGTTTACACTACTGCAACACCACCCCCAGAGGAGGACCCTACACCACTCTCTTCCCTCCCTCGACTGCCACCAGAACCCAGCCGCAAACGGAAAGTGGTAGCCAAAGGAGTTCaaaaaaccatttccaaaacttCCATGCTTGTCAACTTCCTACCAACAGGCACCCTTTTAACTTTCGAAATGGTTCTTCCTTCTGTTTATCGCCATGGTGACTGTTCCCATGTTACCACCATCATGACATACTCCCTCTTATGCCTTTGCGCACTCTCTTGCTTCTTCTTCCATTTCACCGATAGTTTCCGAGGCCCCGACGGGAATGTTTACTACGGTTTCGTCACCCCCAACGGACTGGCTCTTTTCAAACCTGGTCTTGAAGTCGAATCCCCGAAAGATGACAAGTACAAGGTTGGACTTACTGATTTCGTTCATGCTGTGATGTCGGTGTTGGTGTTTGTGGCCATCGCTTTCTCGGATCATAGAGTTACCAACTGTGTTTTCCCAGGACATGAGAAGGAAATGGACCAAGTTATGGAGGGTTTTCCGCTGATGGTGGGGATTATTTGCAGTGGTTTGTTTCTTGTGTTTCCAAAGACTAGATTCGGCGTCGGTTGCATGGCTGCTTGAAATTAGCCTCATGGTTATCCATGTAGCGTCTTAGAATAGAAAAATACtaaatttgatatgaaattttaggAATAAATTTCTTCAACAATTCATGGCTTCTGCCCGCAGAATAATGTACCATTGTTGCttaatatctatatttttttcttttgtggtTTCATAGAAGTGTGTTTGGATTTATGCAAATTTGAATATGAAAAGATAACTTCCCAAGAATCTTTTGACAAATCCACGCAGATCCAAGCTCCATACATCTGAATCCGAGtaacataaaaatacatacatcCCGTTCAATGTTGTTTTCCAGACTTACTCTTCAGTCTCAACATTCAGcaaaaagaaactgaagagataAAAGCAAatctaatatatttcttttagtTGCAACAGATCAAGAGGACAGGGATATTGCATCAGACATCACAAACGTGCATAGATAAAAATAGGAGATTAACCCACAAAATCGTCCGAAAAATACGAGTTGCAGAGATATGAATATATCTAAATCATAGGCTTGCAAAGGAtacatttttttctataattgtaACTCGGAGGGTGCAAGCTCTATCTTATGTAATAGAGAATTGAAGTCTTCTTTACCGATCAAACTGCAAAATACGAGTAACTCGATAAGAGCCCTGCAAAACCCTTTGATAGGCAACCTTCAATTGCACAGGGAGACTTCGAACAACACACAGGACTACTGTGTTTAGCAACTTCCATGCAATCATCAGATGCATCAGGGGTAACCAATCTGTGTGCAATCAACCTACTTCTCTTAGAATTCAATGAGCAATTCAGGTCTGGTGTGTCCGACAAGTGCGAATCCGAGGACTCCATTTCGTCATCATGACATTCGAGCAATTTCCTCTTCATCCCAGGAAATACTCTTAATCCTGCCACgtgatattattataataaaatcagTTATCTATTGCAATCCGCATAAGCAGCTAACTTACGTAAATGTAATGTGACAAATAATATACAACTTACCAGGCAAAGTGTCCTCATATGCACACAACTGGGGCTCCGAATCAACACAGCAACAGAAAGCATTTGAATCTCTGTTGGATCCTGAAATTCTGCAATGGGGTAGAAAGATAAGGGGTTTGAGGCATCTAGGTATAGTGTGCATAAAATAGCattattttattagaaaatttcGGAAGATCGGGATAATGAATAACCAAATGATTAccagtaaataaaaaaaaatgaatgagaGTGAGTGATCACATAAGAGTtagtaaaatacaaaaattaaaatattataagtaGAAGGATGATATGACAAAACACTAAAACCTACATTGCTC
It includes:
- the LOC107924396 gene encoding amino acid transporter AVT1I: MTHEEVSFTVPLLENDHKDVLGSKIEDLDPNSAHHTNTSASTVNVFRTCFNGLNALSGVGILSIPYALASGGWLSLVLLFAIATAAFYAGLLIQRCMDADPRIRTYPDIGERAFGNKGRVIATVVMYIELYLVATGFLILEGDNLQNLLPDVEFEVAGVTVGGQKGFIIIVALIILPTVWLDNLNLLSYVSASGVLASAVILGSVIWTGAFEGIGFQHKGTLINWGGIPTAVSLYAFCYCSHPVFPTLYTSMKKRHQFSNVLVLCFVLCTICYTSMAIFGYLMFGSDVQSQITLNLPTDKLSARVAIYTTLVNPISKYALMVTPIVNATKAWIRYPCDKRVVNLFVGTTLVISTLLVALAVPFFGSLMSLVGAFLSITASVMLPCIFYLKISGTYQRFNGEFIAVSLIILMSVAVAIFGTYTSVLDMIGKL
- the LOC107924398 gene encoding protein DMP9 translates to MEQTHHGIGIKVYTTATPPPEEDPTPLSSLPRLPPEPSRKRKVVAKGVQKTISKTSMLVNFLPTGTLLTFEMVLPSVYRHGDCSHVTTIMTYSLLCLCALSCFFFHFTDSFRGPDGNVYYGFVTPNGLALFKPGLEVESPKDDKYKVGLTDFVHAVMSVLVFVAIAFSDHRVTNCVFPGHEKEMDQVMEGFPLMVGIICSGLFLVFPKTRFGVGCMAA